In Iodobacter fluviatilis, one DNA window encodes the following:
- a CDS encoding methyl-accepting chemotaxis protein, giving the protein MFNLFSDPAKEEASRKQILSLQDEVQELRARAMKAELAFDPLKEEASKKQVLSLQEELQEFKAKTNAIEKSQAVIEFDLNGKVLTANDNFLNCMGYRLSEIKDQHHSMFVDPVQRQSSEYISFWDKLRRGDFDSGVYKRISKSGKTVWIQASYNPVFDANGKPYKVIKFATDMTQAVESANLKSALDVASTNVMMADENYNIIYTNGSMETMLSKAESDIRKDLPAFSATKVLGSNIDVFHKSPAFQRNMLAGLSAVHETQLELGGRTFRLLVTPVFSASRARIGTVVEWQDRTESLAMANKASLLAASNSRIKSALDSVTSNVMIADNDRNIIYTNNAVVDMLSAAEADIRKELPQFSARQVQAGGVNVDIFHKNPAHQKDMLANLRGVYKTRIVVGGRTFGLIASPVLDEENIRLGTVVEWQDLSAELQAQAAEDKRQEIERRIGADNSRIKAALDGCTTNVMIANNEREIIYMNKSVSSMLSAAQNELRKVLPQFDVSKLIGQNVDVFHKNPAHQRDMLANLRSTYTTEIVVGGHTFKLVANPVHDEHGVRQGTVVEWLDRTAEVAVESEIAGIVEAAAVHGDFSKRASMEGKEGFTLKLCEGMNQLMSSNEKGLADVVRVLGALARGDLSETINDDYKGTLGQLKDDCNLTGERLSEIVMQIKDSVGLINTASKEIAAGNNNLSSRTEQQAASLEETASSMEELTGTVKQNAENARQANQLAIGASDIAVKGGGVVEQVVSTMSEINNSAKKIVDIISVIDGIAFQTNILALNAAVEAARAGEQGRGFAVVASEVRNLAQRSAAAAKEIKSLIGDSVVKVESGSRLVDEAGRTMQEVVTAVRRVTDIMSEISAASAEQSSGIEQVNQAVVQMDENTQQNAALVEEAAAAAESLEEQAGSLADAIAVFKVGAAYQHAGVATKQLAAPRSSAPVARTPQISRTSAPQKSGSTGKKLPGPTADDGDWEEF; this is encoded by the coding sequence ATGTTTAATCTCTTTTCAGATCCGGCTAAAGAAGAAGCAAGCAGAAAGCAGATTCTCAGTTTGCAGGATGAAGTGCAAGAATTAAGAGCTAGAGCCATGAAGGCTGAGCTGGCATTTGACCCTCTCAAAGAAGAAGCGTCTAAAAAACAAGTTTTAAGCCTGCAGGAGGAATTGCAGGAATTTAAAGCTAAAACGAATGCAATTGAAAAATCACAGGCGGTGATTGAATTTGATTTAAATGGAAAAGTTTTAACGGCCAATGATAATTTTTTAAATTGTATGGGCTATCGGCTAAGTGAAATAAAAGATCAGCACCATAGTATGTTTGTTGATCCTGTTCAGAGACAGTCTTCAGAATATATTTCTTTTTGGGATAAGTTGCGGCGGGGTGATTTTGATTCGGGTGTTTATAAGCGAATCAGCAAAAGTGGGAAAACAGTATGGATTCAGGCCAGCTATAATCCTGTATTTGATGCAAATGGAAAACCATACAAAGTTATTAAATTTGCTACTGATATGACGCAAGCCGTTGAAAGTGCAAATTTAAAATCTGCCTTAGATGTTGCATCAACCAATGTCATGATGGCAGATGAGAATTATAATATTATTTATACCAATGGCTCTATGGAGACCATGCTCAGTAAAGCTGAGAGTGATATTCGCAAAGATTTACCTGCTTTTTCTGCCACTAAAGTATTGGGTAGCAATATTGATGTGTTTCATAAAAGCCCGGCATTTCAGCGTAATATGCTGGCCGGCTTAAGCGCCGTACATGAAACACAATTGGAATTAGGGGGCAGAACGTTCAGACTTTTAGTTACGCCTGTTTTTTCTGCAAGCAGGGCAAGAATAGGGACCGTTGTAGAATGGCAGGATAGAACAGAATCGCTGGCTATGGCGAATAAGGCCAGCCTGCTTGCGGCCAGCAATTCACGGATTAAGTCTGCTTTGGATAGCGTGACTTCTAATGTGATGATTGCAGATAACGATAGAAATATTATTTATACAAATAATGCTGTGGTGGATATGCTTTCTGCGGCAGAGGCGGATATTCGCAAAGAGCTGCCACAATTTAGCGCAAGACAGGTGCAGGCTGGCGGGGTAAATGTTGATATATTCCATAAAAATCCGGCGCATCAAAAAGATATGCTGGCTAATTTACGTGGTGTATATAAAACACGGATTGTTGTTGGCGGACGCACATTTGGCTTAATTGCCTCTCCGGTACTTGATGAAGAAAATATCCGTTTGGGCACGGTAGTGGAATGGCAGGATCTGTCTGCTGAATTGCAGGCCCAAGCCGCAGAAGATAAACGTCAGGAAATTGAGCGCAGAATTGGTGCAGATAATAGCCGGATTAAAGCGGCACTGGATGGATGTACCACCAATGTCATGATCGCTAATAATGAGCGTGAAATTATTTATATGAATAAGTCGGTCAGCTCTATGCTGAGCGCAGCACAAAATGAATTGCGAAAAGTATTGCCCCAGTTTGATGTCAGTAAATTGATTGGCCAGAATGTGGATGTATTCCATAAAAATCCGGCACATCAGCGCGATATGCTTGCTAATTTACGCTCTACCTATACCACTGAAATAGTGGTGGGTGGACATACCTTTAAATTAGTCGCTAATCCGGTTCATGATGAGCATGGTGTTCGCCAAGGAACGGTTGTGGAGTGGCTGGATCGGACTGCGGAAGTTGCCGTTGAGTCAGAAATTGCGGGCATTGTAGAGGCTGCTGCTGTACATGGTGATTTCTCTAAACGGGCCTCAATGGAAGGTAAGGAAGGCTTTACCCTCAAGCTGTGCGAGGGCATGAATCAGCTGATGTCGTCTAATGAAAAGGGGCTTGCGGATGTGGTGCGGGTATTGGGAGCACTGGCCCGCGGCGATCTGTCTGAAACGATTAATGATGATTACAAAGGCACCTTGGGGCAATTAAAGGATGATTGCAATTTAACCGGTGAGCGTTTATCTGAAATTGTCATGCAAATTAAAGATTCAGTTGGCCTGATTAATACGGCATCGAAGGAAATTGCCGCAGGTAATAACAATCTGTCCAGCCGTACAGAGCAACAGGCCGCCAGCCTTGAAGAAACCGCCTCCAGCATGGAAGAGCTGACGGGCACGGTGAAACAAAATGCTGAAAACGCCAGACAAGCTAATCAGCTGGCTATTGGCGCATCAGATATCGCGGTTAAAGGTGGAGGGGTTGTTGAGCAAGTCGTTTCTACGATGTCTGAGATTAATAACAGCGCCAAAAAGATTGTCGATATTATTTCTGTGATTGATGGCATTGCCTTCCAGACCAATATTCTGGCCCTGAACGCTGCGGTTGAAGCGGCAAGGGCGGGCGAGCAGGGCAGGGGCTTTGCTGTTGTGGCCAGCGAGGTACGTAATCTGGCGCAACGTTCTGCCGCAGCAGCCAAGGAAATTAAATCGCTGATTGGCGATTCGGTTGTGAAGGTGGAATCGGGTTCACGTTTGGTGGATGAAGCGGGGCGCACCATGCAAGAGGTGGTGACGGCTGTTCGCCGCGTAACCGATATCATGAGTGAAATTTCCGCAGCCAGTGCAGAGCAAAGCTCGGGTATTGAGCAGGTTAATCAGGCTGTGGTGCAGATGGACGAAAACACTCAGCAAAATGCTGCGCTGGTTGAAGAGGCCGCTGCTGCTGCAGAGAGCCTTGAAGAGCAGGCGGGCAGCCTAGCTGACGCCATCGCGGTGTTTAAAGTGGGGGCGGCTTATCAGCATGCAGGAGTCGCCACGAAACAGCTGGCTGCGCCGCGTAGTAGTGCACCAGTGGCGCGCACTCCTCAGATCAGCCGCACATCAGCACCGCAAAAGTCAGGCAGTACCGGTAAGAAATTGCCAGGGCCTACTGCGGATGATGGTGATTGGGAAGAGTTTTAA
- a CDS encoding chemotaxis protein CheW has translation MDNGLDHPDAAREILVFALGSEEYGIDILKVQEIRGYDAVTSIANVPAFIKGVINLRGNIVPIVDLRIKFGLGNIMYDHFTVVIILNVANRTVGIVVDGVSDVLTLAANHVKPAPEFGAVLDTAYIQGLGTLEERMIILVDIEKLMTSSDMSLVDHVAVTA, from the coding sequence ATGGATAATGGTTTGGATCACCCGGATGCCGCTCGTGAGATTCTGGTTTTTGCATTAGGCAGCGAAGAGTACGGCATTGATATTTTAAAGGTGCAGGAAATTCGTGGCTACGATGCGGTAACGAGTATTGCTAATGTGCCTGCCTTTATTAAAGGCGTAATAAATTTGCGCGGTAATATTGTTCCGATTGTTGATTTGAGAATTAAATTTGGTCTAGGCAATATTATGTATGACCATTTTACCGTAGTCATTATCCTGAATGTGGCTAATCGGACGGTAGGTATTGTAGTCGATGGTGTTTCTGATGTTTTAACTTTGGCGGCTAATCACGTTAAACCGGCTCCGGAATTTGGTGCGGTTCTCGATACTGCCTATATACAGGGATTAGGCACTTTAGAGGAGCGCATGATTATCCTCGTTGATATTGAGAAGCTCATGACCAGTAGTGATATGTCATTGGTTGATCATGTTGCCGTAACCGCTTAA
- the cheD gene encoding chemoreceptor glutamine deamidase CheD has translation MSKGYEEVLAPTLYFDKSFDIDAAKLLPGEYYVTGRNMLLVTVLGSCVAACIRDRKTGVGGMNHFMLPEAADEATAMAGLATRYGTYAMEMLINQIMKMGGSKSSLEAKVFGGGNVLRGFTVSNIGQKNVDFVRSFLDLERIPVVSEDLLDIFPRKVYFFPQTGRVLVKKLKAVHNNTIVEREKDYSSRLQYAKQGGDVDLF, from the coding sequence ATGAGTAAGGGCTATGAGGAGGTATTGGCACCCACTCTTTACTTTGATAAAAGTTTTGATATTGATGCTGCAAAGCTTTTGCCGGGTGAATATTATGTAACCGGGCGGAATATGCTTCTGGTAACCGTGCTGGGTTCATGTGTGGCCGCGTGCATTCGGGACAGAAAAACAGGCGTGGGCGGCATGAATCACTTTATGCTACCAGAGGCTGCCGACGAGGCAACGGCGATGGCGGGTTTGGCAACACGCTATGGCACTTATGCTATGGAAATGCTGATTAACCAAATTATGAAAATGGGTGGATCTAAAAGCTCATTAGAAGCAAAGGTATTTGGCGGCGGCAATGTATTGAGGGGTTTTACTGTATCAAATATTGGACAGAAAAATGTTGATTTTGTCCGCTCATTTCTGGATTTGGAAAGAATACCCGTTGTATCAGAAGATTTGTTGGATATATTTCCGCGTAAAGTTTATTTTTTTCCACAAACAGGACGGGTATTGGTTAAAAAATTAAAAGCCGTACATAACAATACAATTGTTGAACGGGAAAAAGATTACAGCTCAAGATTGCAATATGCCAAGCAGGGTGGAGATGTTGATTTGTTTTAA
- a CDS encoding chemotaxis protein CheW, producing MAIDMSQFIAVFFDEAAEHLATMESILLKLSLDEPDSEDLNAIFRAAHSIKGGAATFGFTDLAGVTHILENLLDRIRKNELDLRPDMIDVFLRSGDVLQNILSAHRDGGIADLDAAKEITSLLEKFANESGGEEAHPVNVVPDSHNGLQIIISAGERFDHSSVMHALQGYGELRSCIEGGAESDWVYQIATQASQQEIVGTLAFAVEHSRIHITQPEISASSAKLSDGDGYGFFTDDEPAKSAGLEDGDGYGFFSDEKPVAAGSQDGEGYGFFTDIAPPPAAAETVTDGAGYGFFEPRPKVLAPAGAAVEVAKVAVVKTEEAEPQAAKSKASSGAAAKPAAAADTSIRVSVEKVDQLLNLVGELVITQSMLVQTALNLDPVLHENMLSGVGQLERNTRELQESVMSIRMMPISFVFSRFPRLVRDLAGKLNKKIELKLIGESTELDKGFIEKLSDPLTHLVRNSLDHGIELPEDRIAKGKSPTGTLTLRAFHQGGNIVIEVADDGAGLNRERILAKARERDIPVSDAMTDSEVWLLIFEAGFSTAAQVTDVSGRGVGMDVVRRNIQSMGGRIEISSMYGIGSTMSIRLPLTLAILDGMSISVGEEIYLIPLAFIIESLQPRPDEVKTMAGKGRVINVRGEYLPLIALHEIFNVPPKVTQFHEGLVIILEAEGEKVAMFVDDLLGQHQVVVKNLETNYRKVPGVAGATIMGDGHVAFILDVAQLVHISQGLSRAVA from the coding sequence TGAAGATTTAAATGCCATTTTTCGTGCGGCTCATTCGATTAAAGGCGGAGCGGCTACCTTTGGTTTTACCGATTTAGCGGGCGTCACCCATATTCTTGAAAACCTGCTGGATAGAATTCGTAAGAATGAGCTCGATCTTCGGCCGGATATGATCGATGTATTTTTGCGTAGTGGTGATGTATTACAAAATATTCTGTCCGCGCACCGTGATGGGGGCATTGCCGATTTAGATGCGGCAAAAGAAATTACCAGCTTGCTTGAAAAGTTTGCAAATGAATCAGGGGGGGAAGAGGCGCATCCAGTTAATGTCGTACCAGATAGTCACAATGGTTTGCAAATTATTATTTCTGCTGGCGAGCGGTTTGATCATTCGTCTGTTATGCATGCTTTGCAGGGCTATGGGGAATTACGCTCCTGTATTGAAGGCGGGGCTGAAAGCGATTGGGTTTATCAAATTGCGACTCAGGCTTCGCAACAAGAAATTGTCGGTACTCTGGCTTTTGCAGTAGAGCACTCACGTATTCACATTACTCAGCCAGAGATTTCGGCATCCTCGGCTAAGCTTAGCGATGGTGATGGCTATGGTTTTTTCACCGATGATGAGCCGGCTAAGTCAGCCGGATTAGAAGACGGTGATGGTTATGGCTTTTTTAGTGATGAAAAACCTGTCGCGGCTGGCAGCCAAGATGGAGAGGGCTACGGCTTTTTTACGGATATTGCGCCTCCGCCAGCCGCTGCTGAAACGGTGACGGATGGTGCGGGTTATGGCTTTTTTGAGCCCCGCCCAAAGGTGCTGGCCCCTGCAGGTGCAGCAGTGGAAGTGGCTAAAGTTGCAGTGGTAAAAACAGAAGAGGCAGAGCCTCAGGCGGCTAAGTCTAAAGCTTCTTCTGGTGCTGCGGCCAAACCCGCTGCTGCTGCAGATACTTCGATTCGTGTCAGCGTAGAAAAAGTAGATCAATTGCTTAATTTAGTGGGTGAGTTAGTCATTACCCAATCAATGTTGGTACAAACTGCGCTGAATTTGGATCCGGTACTACATGAAAATATGCTGTCAGGTGTCGGGCAGTTAGAGCGCAATACCCGTGAGCTGCAGGAATCGGTGATGTCGATTCGTATGATGCCTATTTCCTTTGTATTCAGCCGCTTCCCTCGCCTCGTCAGAGATTTAGCAGGAAAATTAAATAAAAAAATTGAATTAAAACTCATTGGCGAAAGCACAGAATTAGATAAAGGGTTTATTGAAAAACTATCAGATCCTTTAACTCACCTAGTGAGAAATAGCTTAGATCATGGAATTGAATTACCAGAGGATCGTATCGCTAAAGGTAAATCCCCAACGGGTACGCTGACATTAAGAGCGTTTCATCAGGGGGGGAATATTGTGATTGAGGTTGCCGATGATGGCGCAGGATTAAATCGCGAGCGTATTTTAGCCAAAGCGCGTGAGCGCGATATTCCAGTTAGCGATGCTATGACAGATAGTGAAGTATGGCTGCTGATCTTTGAGGCGGGCTTTTCTACTGCGGCACAGGTGACGGATGTATCCGGCCGTGGCGTCGGAATGGATGTGGTGCGGCGGAATATTCAATCTATGGGCGGGCGGATTGAAATTAGCTCGATGTACGGAATTGGCTCAACCATGAGTATTCGATTGCCGCTGACTTTGGCTATTTTAGATGGAATGTCAATTTCTGTAGGTGAAGAGATTTATTTAATCCCATTGGCTTTTATTATTGAATCCTTGCAGCCTCGGCCTGATGAAGTAAAAACGATGGCAGGCAAAGGTAGAGTGATTAATGTACGTGGCGAATATCTGCCTTTAATCGCATTGCATGAAATATTTAATGTGCCGCCTAAAGTGACTCAGTTTCATGAAGGCTTGGTCATTATATTAGAAGCAGAAGGTGAGAAAGTCGCCATGTTTGTTGATGATTTATTAGGCCAGCATCAGGTGGTGGTTAAAAACCTGGAAACAAATTATAGAAAAGTTCCCGGGGTAGCGGGTGCCACCATTATGGGCGATGGCCACGTTGCATTTATTCTGGATGTAGCCCAGCTGGTGCATATTAGCCAGGGGCTCTCGCGGGCTGTTGCTTAA
- a CDS encoding sigma-54-dependent transcriptional regulator — MNLAILIVEDDDSLREALADTLELGGYSVLVAEDGGDALQVLANHRVGLVLSDVQMQPMDGERLLQEIKLLYPYLPVILMTAYGVIEKAVAALHSGACHYLPKPFEPDRLLQEVAKYMLPDSDDEEVIAEDPAMLSLLDMARRVALSDASVMITGESGTGKEVLAQFLHRNSGRAARPFVAINCAAIPEQLLESTLFGHEKGSFTGAANQHLGKFEQANGGTLLLDEISEMPLALQAKLLRVLQEREVERVGGNKPVQIDIRVLATSNRDMKLEVAAGRFREDLFYRLNVFPLQLPSLRERSDDILPLAKAMLARHAARQKRRVPVLSCAAEAALLANGWEGNIRELDNVMQRALILAPGDEIAAEHLYLPQTAIVKAANIAAQPGLPDVLPQADAPAVVSDIKELEKRHILETLKSLGGARKSTAEKLGMSERTLRYKLQQYREQNPDLSI; from the coding sequence ATGAATTTAGCAATATTAATTGTTGAAGATGATGATAGTTTAAGAGAAGCGCTGGCGGACACGCTGGAATTGGGCGGCTACTCGGTGCTTGTGGCTGAAGATGGCGGGGATGCGCTGCAGGTTCTGGCAAACCATCGTGTGGGGCTTGTGCTCTCTGATGTGCAAATGCAGCCGATGGATGGCGAAAGGTTGTTGCAGGAAATTAAGCTGCTTTACCCTTATTTGCCTGTCATATTAATGACGGCCTATGGGGTGATCGAAAAAGCGGTTGCCGCATTACATTCCGGTGCATGTCATTATCTCCCCAAGCCGTTTGAGCCCGATCGCTTATTGCAGGAAGTAGCAAAATACATGCTGCCGGACAGCGATGATGAAGAGGTGATTGCGGAAGATCCGGCCATGCTCAGTCTTTTAGATATGGCAAGGCGTGTTGCGCTTTCTGATGCCTCGGTCATGATTACGGGTGAATCGGGCACAGGGAAGGAAGTGCTGGCGCAATTTTTACATCGCAATAGTGGCAGGGCGGCCCGTCCATTTGTGGCCATTAATTGTGCGGCCATTCCTGAACAACTCTTAGAATCAACGTTGTTTGGCCATGAAAAAGGCTCGTTTACTGGCGCTGCAAATCAGCATCTGGGGAAATTTGAGCAGGCCAATGGTGGCACATTATTGCTTGATGAGATTTCAGAAATGCCTCTGGCTTTGCAGGCCAAATTACTGCGTGTGCTGCAAGAGCGGGAAGTTGAAAGGGTAGGCGGCAATAAGCCGGTGCAAATTGATATTCGCGTGCTGGCTACGTCGAATCGGGATATGAAGCTGGAAGTTGCTGCTGGGCGTTTTCGTGAAGATTTGTTTTATCGTCTGAATGTTTTTCCTTTGCAGCTGCCCAGTCTTCGTGAGCGCAGCGATGATATTTTGCCGCTGGCTAAAGCGATGCTTGCAAGGCATGCGGCAAGGCAAAAACGGCGTGTGCCGGTGTTGTCGTGCGCGGCAGAGGCCGCATTGCTTGCTAATGGCTGGGAAGGCAATATCCGTGAATTAGATAATGTGATGCAGCGGGCGCTTATTCTGGCTCCTGGTGATGAAATTGCTGCTGAACATCTTTATTTGCCGCAAACCGCCATTGTTAAGGCGGCAAATATTGCCGCTCAACCGGGTTTGCCCGATGTTTTGCCGCAGGCCGATGCACCGGCTGTCGTAAGTGATATCAAAGAGCTGGAGAAAAGACATATATTGGAAACACTCAAGTCGCTTGGTGGTGCGCGTAAATCAACCGCAGAAAAGCTGGGTATGAGTGAAAGAACACTACGTTATAAATTACAGCAGTATCGTGAACAAAACCCGGATTTATCCATTTGA
- a CDS encoding CheR family methyltransferase: MSNEREQDFIFTDADFRRVVNIIYARAGIRLNESKQSMVYSRLARRLRALNLEKFSDYLNFLEAEPKHEEWQQFTNALTTNLTFFFREKHHFEMLSDQLHKLHGPVRIWCSASSTGEEPYSLAMTAVEAYGRLRPEVEIIASDLDTHVLSKAKNGIYSMDKLDKVSPERCKTFFLKGKGENIGQARVRKELREMIEFKQINLLAHSWPLTPYFDAIFCRNVMIYFDQATQRVMLEKMGRLLKPNGLLYVGHSENLHHMSEWFHSCGKTVYRLTDKAIHEWGLSK, from the coding sequence ATGAGCAATGAGCGAGAGCAAGATTTTATATTTACCGATGCTGATTTTCGCCGGGTTGTGAATATCATTTATGCCCGGGCGGGAATACGCTTAAATGAAAGTAAGCAATCCATGGTATACAGCCGTTTAGCACGGCGTTTAAGAGCGCTTAATTTAGAAAAATTTAGTGATTACTTGAATTTTCTAGAGGCAGAACCAAAGCATGAAGAATGGCAACAATTTACCAATGCTTTGACAACTAATTTAACTTTTTTTTTCAGAGAAAAGCATCATTTTGAAATGCTTTCTGATCAGTTGCATAAATTACATGGCCCGGTGCGCATCTGGTGCTCTGCATCGAGCACCGGCGAAGAGCCGTATTCTTTGGCAATGACCGCAGTAGAGGCTTATGGCAGGCTCAGGCCTGAGGTAGAGATTATTGCATCTGATTTAGATACCCATGTATTGTCTAAAGCAAAAAATGGCATATATTCAATGGATAAATTAGATAAAGTTTCCCCTGAAAGATGCAAAACTTTCTTTCTGAAAGGCAAGGGTGAAAACATCGGGCAGGCAAGGGTCAGAAAAGAATTAAGAGAAATGATTGAATTTAAACAAATTAATTTATTGGCGCATTCATGGCCTTTAACACCTTATTTTGATGCAATTTTTTGCAGAAATGTCATGATTTATTTTGATCAGGCAACCCAGCGGGTCATGCTTGAAAAAATGGGCAGGCTATTAAAACCGAATGGCTTATTGTATGTGGGCCATTCAGAAAACCTGCATCATATGTCCGAGTGGTTTCACTCCTGCGGTAAAACGGTTTATCGGCTTACCGATAAAGCCATTCATGAGTGGGGGTTGTCAAAATGA
- a CDS encoding protein-glutamate methylesterase/protein-glutamine glutaminase, giving the protein MKKKVRVIVIDDSALMRNLLTEIINETPDLECVATAPDPIIAREKIRELNPDVITLDIEMPKMDGLEFLERLMRLKPTPVIMISSLTEQGSEAALRALELGAVDIIAKPKLDIVRGIQGYADDIREKIRCAAGAKVKPMFSSNVMPNNSADVVLPKVSRPILKTEKLIIVGASTGGTEALKEFLVPMPPDAPAILIAQHMPEMFTKSFANRLNTLCSITVKEAEHGERVLPGHAYIAPGHSHLLLGVSGANYVCHLSQGETVNRHRPSVDVLFRSVANLAGKNAIGVILTGMGKDGAAGMLEMKQAGAYNYAQDEASCVVFGMPKEAIALGGVHEVLPLKEISGRVLAFLTLHGGRNVRI; this is encoded by the coding sequence ATGAAAAAAAAGGTCCGGGTGATTGTCATTGATGATTCCGCTTTAATGAGGAATCTGCTTACAGAAATTATTAATGAAACACCTGATTTGGAGTGTGTGGCCACAGCACCTGATCCGATTATTGCAAGAGAAAAAATTCGCGAGCTTAATCCCGATGTCATTACGCTTGATATCGAAATGCCTAAAATGGATGGGCTGGAATTTCTTGAAAGGCTGATGCGGCTTAAACCCACGCCGGTGATTATGATATCCTCTTTAACTGAACAGGGTTCAGAAGCGGCTCTCCGCGCCTTAGAATTGGGGGCGGTTGATATTATTGCTAAGCCAAAATTGGATATTGTGCGTGGGATTCAAGGATATGCCGATGATATTCGGGAAAAAATACGTTGCGCAGCGGGGGCAAAAGTGAAGCCAATGTTCAGCAGCAATGTCATGCCAAATAATTCGGCGGATGTGGTTCTTCCAAAAGTGTCCAGGCCGATTTTAAAAACTGAAAAACTGATTATCGTTGGTGCGTCAACGGGGGGCACTGAGGCGCTTAAAGAGTTCTTAGTGCCGATGCCGCCGGATGCACCGGCCATTCTGATTGCCCAGCATATGCCAGAGATGTTTACCAAGTCTTTTGCTAACAGGCTTAATACCCTGTGCAGTATTACGGTTAAAGAAGCCGAGCATGGTGAGCGGGTATTGCCAGGGCATGCCTATATTGCGCCGGGACATTCCCATCTTTTATTGGGTGTATCTGGCGCGAATTATGTTTGCCACCTGTCGCAAGGAGAAACCGTAAACCGCCATCGCCCTTCTGTTGATGTGCTGTTCAGATCTGTTGCTAATCTGGCGGGGAAAAACGCGATAGGCGTGATTCTGACGGGTATGGGAAAAGATGGCGCGGCAGGGATGCTGGAGATGAAGCAGGCAGGGGCCTATAACTATGCTCAGGATGAAGCTTCCTGTGTGGTGTTTGGTATGCCCAAAGAAGCAATTGCGCTGGGTGGTGTGCATGAAGTGCTGCCACTGAAAGAAATCTCTGGCCGGGTGCTGGCTTTTCTAACCCTGCACGGCGGGCGTAATGTACGAATTTGA
- the fliE gene encoding flagellar hook-basal body complex protein FliE codes for MSVQGIDQVLGELKAMSALAGGQAANQTQPVAGAPDFASMLKSSLDQVNQVQQDAQAQQLAFQSGAPEANLQDVMVSLQKASLSFQTMVQVRNKLVSAYQEVMSMQV; via the coding sequence ATGAGCGTGCAAGGAATCGATCAGGTTCTTGGCGAATTAAAAGCAATGTCTGCACTCGCGGGAGGGCAGGCCGCAAACCAGACGCAGCCTGTTGCGGGCGCGCCTGACTTTGCGTCAATGCTTAAGTCTTCTTTGGATCAGGTAAACCAGGTACAGCAAGACGCTCAGGCGCAACAGCTTGCGTTTCAGTCCGGTGCGCCAGAAGCCAATCTGCAAGATGTAATGGTATCCTTGCAAAAAGCCAGCCTTTCTTTCCAAACGATGGTGCAGGTACGCAATAAGCTGGTCAGTGCTTATCAGGAAGTCATGAGTATGCAGGTCTGA